The Rhododendron vialii isolate Sample 1 chromosome 5a, ASM3025357v1 genome contains a region encoding:
- the LOC131327359 gene encoding sugar transporter ERD6-like 5 isoform X9, translated as MEETRPLLVERRFDNADGTGHINGSSEPAANEHSSSSSTTTTTALLLLATFVAISGSIGSGCASGYSSAAESGIREDLGLTSAQYSVFASIFNVGAMVGATVSGKIADLIGRRGAIWFSDIFSIMGWLAILFAKGIWWLDLGRLALGFGAGILTYGASIYVAEITPKKIRGGFTAANMLMVCGGISLMFFIGNILTWRNLAIFGLVPCLVQSVGLFFIPESPRWLAKIGREKELEDTIQHLRGKKADIYLEVAEIRDYTKTFDQLSKTSILNLFERTYAHPLTIGVGLVLLVQFGGNNGILSYASSIFEAAGCSVSVGTTAMAIIQIPFTALNVFIVDKSGRRSLLMEHAWETFLLGWDFCSRVFITQASSVLYWCHVAYWYILHLVQQA; from the exons ATGGAAGAAACAAGGCCTCTGCTTGTGGAAAGAAGGTTTGATAATGCTGATGGGACTGGCCACATAAATGGTAGTTCTGAGCCAGCAGCGAATGAACATTCTTCGTCatcatccaccaccaccaccacggctCTTCTTCTCCTCGCAACCTTTGTCGCCATCTCTGGTTCAATTGGTTCTGGTTGTGCT AGCGGATATTCATCAGCTGCGGAATCTGGAATCAGGGAGGATCTCGGCCTTACCTCTGCACAG TACTCAGTTTTCGCTTCAATATTCAATGTTGGAGCAATGGTAGGTGCCACCGTGAGTGGCAAGATAGCAGATCTCATTGGCCGAAGAGGG GCAATCTGGTTCTccgacatttttagcattatggGGTGGCTTGCAATACTTTTTGCCAAG GGTATTTGGTGGCTCGACCTTGGAAGATTGGCATTGGGATTTGGTGCGGGTATTCTTACATATGGG GCATCTATATATGTTGCTGAAATCACACCTAAGAAAATTCGAGGAGGATTTACAGCTGCTAACATG CTGATGGTATGTGGGGGTATATCCTTAATGTTCTTCATTGGAAATATCTTGACATGGCGCAACTTGGCTATATTTG GACTGGTTCCATGCTTGGTACAATCGGTAGGCCTGTTCTTCATACCAGAGTCTCCAAGATGGTTG GCAAAGATTGGCCGAGAAAAAGAGTTGGAAGATACTATACAACATCTTAGGGGAAAGAAGGCAGATATTTATTTAGAAGTGGCTGAGATCAGG GACTATACGAAAACTTTTGATCAGCTCTCCAAAACGAGCATTCTAAACTTGTTTGAGCGAACATATGCTCATCCACTAACT ATTGGAGTTGGACTAGTGTTACTGGTACAATTTGGAGGGAACAACGGAATTTTGTCCTACGCCAGTTCAATTTTTGAAGCCGCTG GCTGTTCAGTTAGTGTTGGGACAACAGCAATGGCTATTATTCAG ATTCCCTTCACTGCATTGAATGTATTTATAGTGGATAAATCCGGCCGACGATCACTTTTGATG GAACATGCTTGGGAAACATTCTTGTTGGGCTGGGATTTCTGTTCCAG GGTTTTTATTACTCAAGCGAGCTCTGTGCTATACTGGTGTCATGTGGCATACTG GTATATTTTGCATCTTGTGCAGCAGGCATGA
- the LOC131327359 gene encoding sugar transporter ERD6-like 5 isoform X7 — translation MEETRPLLVERRFDNADGTGHINGSSEPAANEHSSSSSTTTTTALLLLATFVAISGSIGSGCASGYSSAAESGIREDLGLTSAQYSVFASIFNVGAMVGATVSGKIADLIGRRGAIWFSDIFSIMGWLAILFAKGIWWLDLGRLALGFGAGILTYGASIYVAEITPKKIRGGFTAANMLMVCGGISLMFFIGNILTWRNLAIFGLVPCLVQSVGLFFIPESPRWLAKIGREKELEDTIQHLRGKKADIYLEVAEIRDYTKTFDQLSKTSILNLFERTYAHPLTIGVGLVLLVQFGGNNGILSYASSIFEAAGCSVSVGTTAMAIIQIPFTALNVFIVDKSGRRSLLMVSAAGTCLGNILVGLGFLFQGFYYSSELCAILVSCGILDPSPLKQTHLCPYVLSQKPRHQIRSSHQPNIHWKHH, via the exons ATGGAAGAAACAAGGCCTCTGCTTGTGGAAAGAAGGTTTGATAATGCTGATGGGACTGGCCACATAAATGGTAGTTCTGAGCCAGCAGCGAATGAACATTCTTCGTCatcatccaccaccaccaccacggctCTTCTTCTCCTCGCAACCTTTGTCGCCATCTCTGGTTCAATTGGTTCTGGTTGTGCT AGCGGATATTCATCAGCTGCGGAATCTGGAATCAGGGAGGATCTCGGCCTTACCTCTGCACAG TACTCAGTTTTCGCTTCAATATTCAATGTTGGAGCAATGGTAGGTGCCACCGTGAGTGGCAAGATAGCAGATCTCATTGGCCGAAGAGGG GCAATCTGGTTCTccgacatttttagcattatggGGTGGCTTGCAATACTTTTTGCCAAG GGTATTTGGTGGCTCGACCTTGGAAGATTGGCATTGGGATTTGGTGCGGGTATTCTTACATATGGG GCATCTATATATGTTGCTGAAATCACACCTAAGAAAATTCGAGGAGGATTTACAGCTGCTAACATG CTGATGGTATGTGGGGGTATATCCTTAATGTTCTTCATTGGAAATATCTTGACATGGCGCAACTTGGCTATATTTG GACTGGTTCCATGCTTGGTACAATCGGTAGGCCTGTTCTTCATACCAGAGTCTCCAAGATGGTTG GCAAAGATTGGCCGAGAAAAAGAGTTGGAAGATACTATACAACATCTTAGGGGAAAGAAGGCAGATATTTATTTAGAAGTGGCTGAGATCAGG GACTATACGAAAACTTTTGATCAGCTCTCCAAAACGAGCATTCTAAACTTGTTTGAGCGAACATATGCTCATCCACTAACT ATTGGAGTTGGACTAGTGTTACTGGTACAATTTGGAGGGAACAACGGAATTTTGTCCTACGCCAGTTCAATTTTTGAAGCCGCTG GCTGTTCAGTTAGTGTTGGGACAACAGCAATGGCTATTATTCAG ATTCCCTTCACTGCATTGAATGTATTTATAGTGGATAAATCCGGCCGACGATCACTTTTGATG GTTTCTGCGGCAGGAACATGCTTGGGAAACATTCTTGTTGGGCTGGGATTTCTGTTCCAG GGTTTTTATTACTCAAGCGAGCTCTGTGCTATACTGGTGTCATGTGGCATACTG GATCCTTCACCATTGAAGCAGACTCACCTTTGCCCATATGTCTTATCACAAAAACCTCGGCACCAAATACGCAGCAgtcatcaaccaaatatccattgGAAGCATCATTAA